The Euphorbia lathyris chromosome 4, ddEupLath1.1, whole genome shotgun sequence genomic interval CGAATATAAAGCCATTGAATTGATTAAACGAAATGCTCGTGTTCTAAATACTAGTCTTGAAGTTGCTCTAATGCCTAATATAAACACTTTGAGAGAAAATGGAGTGCCGACATCAAGTATTTTGCTGTTAATTCATGCTGATTGGGTAAGTATTGCAACAAATCCAGATAAATTTGGAAAGATCTTGGAGGAAGTCAAGGAAATGGGATTTAATCCTTTGAAGTCACAGTTTGTTTTAGCAATCATAGCATTGACAGGACTGAGCAAATCGAAGAGGGATGAGAAGGTTGCCATTTATAAGAGGTGGGGTTGGTCCGATGAAGATATTATTACAGCCTTCAAGAAGTACCCAACGTTTCTGTCAATCTCAGAGGATAAGATAATGTCCGTGATGGATTTTTATGTCAACAAGTTGGGTTTACACTATTTAGTCATTGTGAATTGTCCTCCACTACTCGGATATAGCTTGAAGAAGAGGCTCGTTCCAAGAGGTGCAGTTATTGAATTTCTGTTATCCAAGGGTCTGGTCAAATTGAATTCAAGCATAACTAGTTTGTTCACATGTTCAGAGAGGCGTTTCATGGAAAAATATGTGAATTGTCATGAGGAAGCTCCTCGTTTAATTCAGCTGTATAACCACAAGTTAAATCTTTCAGATGCAAGAAAAtgtggagaagatgaagaatgaCAAGGTGATGCAAATTTACTTCACTGCTTTTTCTGCTATTCTTGAATGAATTTTGAAATTCCTTGTGAAGTTGGAATCTATAACATTGAAATTCTTGTCTACGTTTGGGAATTTTATCCTGTCGGGTGAAGATATAAATTTGTGCTGCTTTTTTGGTATAAAACTATGGATGAGGCCCTGTTCCAACTCTAAACAACCTTTGTTTTGCTTGAAATGGCCATGGGATATTCGACAAGGTTCCCGGACCGGAATCCTAGTTAATGCACCTTTGAGGGTCTTTGGATATTGAAATCTTTGCAAGTGCTTTCAAATCTTTCAATTCAATTCCTAAATCCTCAAGTTTTACTGGATCAGTGCCTTTAATCCAAACGAATCAGGTGTCAGAAGCAGCCCGGATAACAGTTTGAAGTGCCAAATGAAAGTTCCGACTGCTGAAGTGCAAGGAGAGGCAGAGCAAAGAGCATTTGCTTTGGCATTAGGCGAGAACAGGAATTGAAGTTGGCTGAACATTGTAATGGAAGATGCAGAGACTGAGAAAATGGCTGTCTGAGGTTTTAAACTATCCTctcaatatatttatttattttcattattagaTAGTTGATATGCATTTAAATCATGATGATTGTTTGTTGCTATTTCTTGATTCCTCTGTGTCACAATTATTCAAATTATGCCTATTTCAAGCGAATTGCTatatttcctattcttatttaaggtaggttagAATTAATAGGGTGATTTAAGGTAAGTTAGAATTATTAGGGCCATGAATTTAGGAAGACTAGTATACTTTCCTTTTCCCATTTTTCCTATTTAAGAGAATTGTACTGTACCAATTCATTATGCAAATTGATTAAtgaaatctttatttctttcttctaaATTCTCTCTCTATTCTCTCTTTTCTCTGGTTATCTCGATCTCTCTCTAACCTTCAATCTTCTTTCTCTATTCTTCTCTTCTCCTAAGATCTTTTCTGCCCTAATCTTACTGTCAGAAATCCTAATCCTGACACTCTGAAACATAACATTAGCATGTTTCAAACTATTTCTGCTATCAATTTCTTGgagaattatattaaatatctaCTCTTGGCATATTGAATTCTGTAACATGGATGATTAAGTTCATGCAACGTGCATATGGTTTGGCCGGTTTGCAAACACAGTCTCGTGGTAAAAAACTTTTAAATGGGAGTGTGAGGTTTATGCCGTTAGCAAATATAATCCAAAATGCTAACGGCATTAAAAAAAACTCTGACGTGGCATCCGTACCTATTTTAGTTTGATATTGGAACCCGAATTTCGGTCTTTAGGATTTGTCTGGAGACAAGAGGCTCGTTAAGAGGAGTTGTGAGAGAATGGTAGCCTTGAtgttttttgaaggaaaaagcTTGTCTGCGGCTTGGAATCATGTGGCCATAAGCCATGAGCCATGAATGGGAAGAAAAGTATGTGTGGCTTTTGAAATTCACTTCCTATGGTTTGGTTGCTTTgaaattaaccaaaaaaaaaaaagaagatgaagatgaagttgCAGTAGCTGTTTAATAAAGTATTTTTTAGATAATTTGTTATAATAACGTTCCCTAAAGTTGACTTAAtacttctattttttttgtattaagtCAACTTTAGGGGGAGTTATTATAACAAATTATCTAAAAAATACTTTATTAAACAGCAACTGcaacttcatcttcatcttctatcaTTTTTGGTAAATTTCAAAGCAATCAAACAATGGGAAGTGAATCTCAGAAACCACATATACTTTTCTTCCCATTCATGGTTCATGGCCATATGATTCCAATGATAGACATAGCCAAGCTTTTTGCTTCAAGAAACCTGAAAACCACCATTCTCACAACTCCTCTCAATGAACCTCTTGTCTCTATTCAAATCAAAAAAACCCCAAATTCAGATTCTAATATCAATCTTCACATCCTTCAATTTCCTACAATTGAAAGTGGATTACCAGAAGGATGTGAAAATGGTGATTTCACCTCTTCCAAGAATCTAGGATGGGAAGTTCTCTCCAAATTTCTAGTTGCAACACCTTTGTTTCAGGATCCACTGGAAAATTCCTATGAGTAGGGGTGTGCATCATTTCGTTTTTAATCGTATATCGAACCGATTGAATTTGATTTTTGGGTTAGGTTTTTTTGACAGTTCGGGTCGGCGTCGGTTTTAGTTTTAGATGCATTTtggtattcggttcggttcagcttaacaaaaaatgtaaaaatcccgtaccgcaccgaattacacatgttctacattattttatatatacgtatatacatatattagatGTTACAAGTTTAGTTTTTCTTAATATTGTTGAGTTAATAagtcaatatagatatattttgaaaCTATCTCAAATTTTTTGTTGTTAGAGATAAATTTTATAAGGAAATATAGTAATTTGTTTTAACTAATTTGGTTTAAAATCGAATGGAACCGAATATTTTGGTTCGATTATATTTCGGTTTTACATACTATTCGGTTCGGTGTCGGTGTCAATTATTTTAGTAGTTTCGGTATTCGGTTATTTCGTTTTGGTTATATTTCGATTTTACATACTATTCGGTTCGGTGTCGGTgtcaattattttaataatttatgtaTTCAGTTATTTCGGTTCTGTCAATTATTTCAATAATTTCTGTATTCAGttattttggttcggttcgatttTGAACTGATGCACACCCTACCAAAGAGAAACCAATCCATATTGTCTTGTTGCTGATTGGATATTTCCTTGGGCTACTGATTCTCCATCCAAATTTGGTATCCGAGGGCTTGTTTCTCATGGAActtgtttcttttctttatgtaCTATCATATCTATTCACAAATATAAACCCTATAAAAACTTATTGTCAGATTCAGAGCTCTTTGTCGTTCCGAGTCTTCCTGGAGATATAAAGCTGTCAAGAAACAAACTATTGAAAGCTTGAGTTACGAGAAAGTGAAACCGATGAGATGAGAAAACTGTACGAGTCTTCCATAGAATCGGAGCTGAAGAGCTTTGGAGTAGTAGTAAACAGTTTTTTTGAGCTCGAACCGATGTACGCTGAACATTATCGAAACTTTTGGGGAAGGAGAGCTTGGAGTATTGGCCCGGTTTCTCTTTGTAATAGAGATGTTGAAGCACAAGCACGAAGAGGACATGAAGCATCGATTGATGAACACGAGTGTTCGAAATGGCTTGATTCCATGAAGCCTGATTCGGTTGTTTACTTACGTTTTGGTAGTACAACCAACTTCAAAGCAACTCAGCTGAAGGAGATTGCGGTCGGACTTGAAGCTTCTCGGAAGGACTTTATATGGGTCGTCCGGACGAGCATTGatcatgaagaagatgaagattggTTGCCTGAAGGATTTGAAGAAAGAATGGAAGGAAAAGGGCTGATAATTCGAGGATGGGCACCGCAAGTAGTTATACTTGAACACGAAGCGATAGGGGGATTCGTGACTCATTGCGGATGGAATTCAACGCTTGAAGGAATAGCTGCGGGGTTGCCAATGCTGACTTGGCCTATGGGAAGTGAGCAATTCTTCCATGAAAAATTTGTGACAGAAGTACTGAAAATTGGCGTTTCCGTGCATTATAGGTTGGTGTTCATGATCATAGCATTATAAAGAGTGAATGTATAGAGAAGGCTATAAATCAGAtaatggaaaatgaagaaatgagAAGAAAAGCTCGTGAACTTGGGCAGATCGCAAGAATGGCAGTTGAAGAAGGTGGATCATCCTATTCTGATCTTAATGTTTTAATTGATGAACTCATTAATTTAAGAAAAGTGGGAATTAATACGGATGGTTATGCTCTTGGTACTCCTGGAGCTGCTGGTTCGGGTGGGATTTTCAGAAATGCTGGTGCTAAAGGGCGCTAATCGCGCTATAGCGTGAAAGCTTGGGAGAATGACTGACATTGTCTTTGGTTAGAATGTGATTCGATttatgtggtgaagctcttTAAGTAAGGTTCTTTGGAAGATTAGACAAGATTCGTTAACttgttttcattttctttccttcggttttttttaatgttgttaCGAGACGCATTGGTGCAGCTCTATTTGTATTTCTGTAATTGTTTCATTCGTGATGATTTTAACAGCTTTGAACAATTCGCTTTACTTAGTTTGTTGTTTATGTTGTCTTTTGTTAAAGACAGACCCAAAGATCAATGCCGTTGGTGTCCGTCCTTGAACCGACACCGAGCTTTACATGGAGTAAAATTTTGCTCCGAGTTGCAAACATTaagagtaatttttttttgtaccttatccccTGTTTTATCAAAAGTGTATTTGGAAGATTTCTCTTTTAGTCCTTGAAGTGAATGTTGTTTTCATTTGAATCCTCTTGTTGTGACCTGTTTAAAGACCCACTAGCTCGTCAGTCCATCTAAGCTTGTCCATCATGGATTGAGTTTGAAGATGTATATTCATCATTTGATCCGGTCCGCTctacctttatatatatatttcattttttaattttaggataacCATTACGGTTTGTTGATTTCTTTTTATCAATTGAAATTTAATATACTTTATTATATAATACTAGTTTACAAGAATGTATATTATCGTTTCCAAAAAAAGAATGTATATTAGCAATTGTTTGTTTCTTTAATTGAAAGGAATtgtttgattttgttaaaattgtacaaatataACTTCATGGTTGATAAGTACACTCAATTAAATTTTAGTTGCAATTTTATTTGTTAGAGTtataattaacttttattttttattttttagtatatatatattaattagacGAGTGTGCTGGACTTTGAACGTTAGGCGCTAGTAAGGTGGACAGACCTCTCAAAGATTAATCGGTGATTAGTCGGAGATTAATTGGGGATTAATCATAAAGGACACACTTAAAAcgaaacaaaagaaaataaacacgaaaaaggaagaaaatacaaaacaaaggataacaaaaaattttggattaaaatgggatttgattttcttttaatttataaaaaataagaataaaaaaataaaaatagaaatgaagataaaaatgaaaataaagcaaacaaaatgcggaaaataaaagttgggaaagaaaaactcccttattcgaactcgggttgcctcccaagaagcgctacgttatagtcggtgaacTCGACTTAGCATTTCCTCTTAGGTGTAAGCTTCCACTCGCGTTAggaatgcaaattcttgaataaacaatccgtacctacaaaacagattgttagcttcaaaaaaattcaacaaaaaccaaaaactatatttacagaagttattgaagagtttcgtttgctccctttttgactccttaggcagttcaaaaagagtgaaaaattccgaggtagaaggaacctcaaactcttctaatTTTGGATACATTTCCATGGGTCCGCAcacaaccggctcatcgatTAAGATTTCCGGTTCCCCGCAGTTGAGACACCCTACATAATTTGGGGACTCTTCTTGGGAgagctcaattaactcgagctcCACATTTTGATCATCCGGATTGGCGtctttaattgattcgtccgcggttgaatcgataCGAGACGTCAATCTACCGActtgatttcccaaatccctgcaatatgcctcattgttagataatctcacttgaatatctttaagcatagacattaccacatcgaattgcgaggATTGTTGGTGTGAACACTCGTCATCCTTGTGGTCATCCCACACATGACGAATATGAGACATCATACCACGGAAAAGATCATTAGTATCAACAAGAGAGAATaatgttagtaaaagtatatataaacaatttatacaaaaagaatgcttaaactaacaatgaaacgtttttgtctaatattgtaggagattataaatccccggcaacggcgctaaaAACTTGATAGTGGGTTTCGTCTAGGTGTCGTATTTCTCTATACGACGGATATATGGATGTTATGATAAGTGCtttgactatggatgtggtctttctaaatgTTCTATGTTctaagtattagacgactcggtttcgtatgttatttaagcagtgattactttggggtaaagtaagacgcaactacacactattcctaactattggcgacacagatttatgtagctaaaaccctatgaagtaggatggataacgataagttataaccatgataaataacgactctgaatgtatacggataataatttactcttgtaaagacgactaagtgtagcaggaccgacccgtgaagcacttagactacgtgattcctagtcaaggcgtgtctaatgcgggggaattagaaactagggcccgtaagttccgtggcttgtcaattcctacggtttccggtttgtcacttccggtaaggcaacacctatataactccctaaggatagcccgaatggcggcggaaatcgcgttctcctacacaataatcaattacgaatatcaaaacaagtaataaacattaacacgtaaagggaaatagagattatgaatcataaattataaatatggaaagtttatagatgaaatacaaccaaacctagtacataggaagagtacaagctaattagcaggtaaaaagggagaatccgccattggaactagctaaccggactcaaagccgtctcctaggtcgtggaggtggaactctcgagcttggtgacgagtggtggaacggaacttcgatggaacgccggaacaaccgaacaagctctcgagggggagagtttaactacaaaatctgaatctaaattacaataataaaaaagagtatagttttgctctctagtgtgtaaattTGGTGTCAAATGaggttcaagagcttcctatttataaacatcaagtaagggcaatgttgtaacttctcaaagcacaagtatggagcaacattatttggtgcagaaatcccatgatacgccccgcgtaaggtggtctacgccccgcgtaagtgcccattccgtcagaaatctcctgcatgtggactaattccatgtcttgttgtctcacgaatgccctgcgtagctaaagtacgccccgcgtgtttgagtctctgaagttttatcattgaggaattgcctggcacgccccgcgtgtatggtgatacgcctcgcgtacaaAGAGTTGACTTcaaggagacaatgcagtctgactttcaggattaggccaattatttccgacatgtgtcatacgccccgcgtatgctgagtcaattccacatggcgtctgcggataaggcaataattgctgacaccatgtttcacgccccgcgtaaaggctgatacgccccgcgtatttgagtagatttttgctccttgctcgtacctgaaatataaATCTTGCGAGCccagttagcttgacgtttttatttcctaaactaataaaaaacacggaaaattaactgaaagtacgaaatttatttttatttctttattttatcaaaacgctttatttttgtaattaaacttatttattttatctaaaatcaatacgtaaatcacgctaaaagataggggtaaaatacccctatcaaacctcctcggactttaaagttttacttgtcctcaagtaaaagaaatcgaaagacaagggattgagaaaattaagaaacaaaccgaaggttggttttgccaagtgcgtgatttcaaagttatggttttatgcaaaggtttcggtaagtacctacgcaaacaattgagtacaaaacttgtttgaaacctccatgatcaagattaataggcaatattaacgggggttgattatcttttgagaacccgatagtacctcaccaagggatttcgctcttacgctcaattttaggtgggtcggtgttttagcactcttctttgcacttactcgaaatcatgttgaatttgcattttcatccgggtttttcctcctaaaatatggttaggcaatattaaaaatgaacccggagggggtttgtaatgtgggtgggttctttaatggttagtttaaagaaactcgagttcaaaaataccgttttgtgtttgcaccgtgtttttgtttatttcggccttggcgatttttacaaaatatacttcaaaattgctcgggtggagcttgagaatgcctttttatttttatcgtatcctttgttttgatagaggcacaaaaacaatattttgaaggcTTATGGTGCTCGTTTGTTAAGGCCGTGACATTTTCCGAGTGatttgggtgcaaattgattttgtcggtattcgaacaagaggaaaaagggttaaatgttaaaagggtattaaaaaaatttggttaataggctcgaaggggtttcctaatgtttgatgaaaacgagaaaaattagcctaagtgggttcggtttatcatctattgcctttttaccaaaaataagtgtacttaacccggtattggatgcaaattctatgagtcgagtgaagtcaaagctctcgaaaaattgtgaaggaattagagttctcgtatgaactcctttaggctcaaaaatacctcacaaagattcgggtttaaattgtgtactatcaagtcttcgctaaattctcaactatcccgtttttattgccttttcaaaattcattatggagataacatttgggttaagactcaatgccttagtttagtactaacctaaactttgcataaattccctaatttcaaaaccaagactaaaattccttaattagatcatccccttgtgtcgacgtcgtttatttttgatgacaaataacggaactttaattaatttccgaaggagggatagcgtgtcgggaaaaatttaaaagagtcaataaagtagtttaattatttttatgtttattttatttttatttttgtttttgttagtgcaagacaaactgaaagtgcgggttgcacggccctccgcgttattaaaatgacgtctattccaaggacgtcgcaaaagaaaagaaaaacaaaaacaaaaataggcATTAAAATTAAGACCCTTTTAAAGGTCtagtcctacgcgaggcgtgcccaggggggcgccccgcgtgggaGGTGTGATTATTGTTCTTTTTGGGTCaaagactcaaatacgcggggcgcagtgGGAGAGGCACCCCGcttgtttgagtttctgaactttttatacaagaaaaatgatgggcacgcggggcgtacaagggGGTACGCCCGGCGTGAATGTTATTAATGGTGTATAAATTAAGAGAAATGAACACGGAAGAAGAACGAAATGTAAACAGaaatcataaatatataaaagagaaaagaaagtacaatgaaaacataaaaagataGCAAAAATAACAAAGGACACACTTAAAAcgaaacaaaagaaaataaacacgaaaaaggaagaaaatacaaaacaaaggataacaaaaaattttggattaaaatgggatttgattttcttttaatttataaaaaataaaaataaaaaaataaaaatagaaatgaagataaaaatgaaaataaagcaAACGAAATGCGGAAAATAAAAGTTGGGAAAGaaaaactcccttattcgaactcgggttgcctcccaagaagcgctacgttatagtcggtgagctcgacttagcatttcctcctaggtgtaagcttccactcgcgttaggaatgcaaattcttgaataaacaatccgtacctacaaaacggattgttagcttcaaaaaaattcaacaaaaatcaaaaactatatttacagaaGTTATTGAAGAGTTTcatttgctccctttttgactccttaggcagttcaaaaagagtgaaaaattccgaggtagaaggaacctcaaactcttctaatTTTGGATACATTTCCATGGGTCCGCAcacaaccggctcatcgatTAAGATTTCCGGTTCCCCGCAGTTGAGACACCCTACATAATTTGGGGACTCTTCTTGGGAgagctcaattaactcgagctcCACATTTTGATCATTCGGATTGGCGtctttaattgattcgtccgcggttgaatcgataCGAGACGTCAATCTAGCGACTTGATTTTCCAAATCCCTAcaatatgcctcattgttagataatctcacttgaatatctttaagcatagacattaccacatcgaattgcgaggATTGTTGGTGTGAACACTCGTCATCCTTGTGGTCATCCCACACATGACGAATATGAGACATCATACCACGGAAAAGATCATTAGTATCAAGAAGAGAGAATaatgttagtaaaagtatatataaacaatttatacaaaaaaatgcttaaactaacaatgaaacgtttttgtctaatgttataggagattataaatccccggcaacggcaccaaaaacttgatagtgGGTTTCGTCTAGGTGTCGTATTTCTCTATACGATGGATATATGGATGTTATGATAAGTGCtttgactatggatgtggtctttctaaatgctctatgttcactagacgtcactacttaggggcaagtgtaccccgtcgtatcaagtaataatccggttaagaccgggtatcgaatccacgagatttataattacaagtattagacgactcggtttcgtatgttatttaagcagtgattactttggggtaaagtaagacgcaactacacactattcctaactattggcgacacagatttatgtagctaaaaccctatgaagtaggatggataacgataagttataaccacgataaataacgactctgaatgtatacggataataatttactcttgtaaagacgactaagtgtagcaggaccgacccgtgaagcacttagactacgtgatttctagtcaaggcgtgtctaatgcgggggaattagaaactagggcccgtaagttccgtggcttgtcaattcctacggtttccggtttgtcacttccggtaaggcaacacctatataactccctaaggatagcccgaatggcggcggaaatcgcgttctcctacacaataatcaattacgaatatcaaaacaagtaataaacattaacacgtaaagggaaatagagattatgaatcataaattataaatatggaaagtgaatagatgaaatacaaccaagcctagtacataggaagagtacaagctaattagcaggtaaaaagggagaatccgcccttggaactagctaaccggactcaaagccgtctcctaggtcatggaggtggaactctcgagcttggtgacgagtggtggaacggaacttcgatggaacgccggaacaaccgaacaagctctcgagggggagagtttaactacaaaatctgaatctaaattacaataatcAAAAAGATTATagttttgctctctagtgtgtaaattTGGTGTCAAATGaggttcaagagcttcctatttataaacatcaagcaagggcaatgttgtaacttctcaaagcacaagtatggagcaacattatttggtgcagaaatcccatgatacgccccgcgtaaggtggtctacgccccgcgtaagtgctcattccgtcagaaatctcctgcatgtggaccaattccatgttttgttgtctcaagcacaccctgcgtagctaaagtacgccccgcgtgtttgagtctctgaagttttatcattgaggaattgcctggcACACCCCGCGTGTAtggtgatacgcctcgcgtacaaAGAGTTGACTtcaaggagacagtgcagtctgactttcaggattaggccaattatttccgacatatgtcatatgccccgcgtaggg includes:
- the LOC136225931 gene encoding uncharacterized protein isoform X2, coding for MFQFLCKTLLHSRNGSTVTPHNLSMVVSFSVRYLSCDSDNPHSFTLSYLTKTCGLSPKSALLASKTLQFESSAQPDSVVSSLENFGFSKIQISEMIRKFPKMLCCHPEKTISPKLEFFRSRGASTPDLVTIFTTYPWIFNISLENKLVGNFSCFVDLLQSEYKAIELIKRNARVLNTSLEVALMPNINTLRENGVPTSSILLLIHADWVSIATNPDKFGKILEEVKEMGFNPLKSQFVLAIIALTGLSKSKRDEKVAIYKRWGWSDEDIITAFKKYPTFLSISEDKIMSVMDFYVNKLGLHYLVIVNCPPLLGYSLKKRLVPRERRFMEKYVNCHEEAPRLIQLYNHKLNLSDARKCGEDEE
- the LOC136225931 gene encoding transcription termination factor MTERF15, mitochondrial-like isoform X1 encodes the protein MFQFLCKTLLHSRNGSTVTPHNLSMVVSFSVRYLSCDSDNPHSFTLSYLTKTCGLSPKSALLASKTLQFESSAQPDSVVSSLENFGFSKIQISEMIRKFPKMLCCHPEKTISPKLEFFRSRGASTPDLVTIFTTYPWIFNISLENKLVGNFSCFVDLLQSEYKAIELIKRNARVLNTSLEVALMPNINTLRENGVPTSSILLLIHADWVSIATNPDKFGKILEEVKEMGFNPLKSQFVLAIIALTGLSKSKRDEKVAIYKRWGWSDEDIITAFKKYPTFLSISEDKIMSVMDFYVNKLGLHYLVIVNCPPLLGYSLKKRLVPRGAVIEFLLSKGLVKLNSSITSLFTCSERRFMEKYVNCHEEAPRLIQLYNHKLNLSDARKCGEDEE